The Moraxella osloensis genome contains a region encoding:
- a CDS encoding FAD-dependent monooxygenase → MNILTPQTVVIIGGGNVGLSFALLLADKGISSTLLEKANYPTISPDDDLDRAQFDSRNIALSRRTVQIYRGITFNGKALWDDLQSHACRIDEVSISEEGSFGKATLNKEAEGVESFGQVMENAWLGKKLLLAVQNNPLITLLDGATLTDIQQTATDVTIRFDQAHQACQTLTADVLVACDGQNSPSRQLLGIGATAHDYHQVAVVGVVMTDKPHHHQAIERFNKMGAVAVLPLVDAFDIGQGDGRQAQQGYRRSVVWVCPKGEEQRYLEDDQYFLDTIQQAFGSLAGKFVKAGKRGAYPLVKILADSQVKGRCVIMGNAAHTLHPVAGQGFNLCMRDADTLAKMLAQQVMRGEDIGDSRMLQTYAKRRKADQKRVEIFCDTVVYGFMHQNPLLKIARNVGLIAFDKVPFVKPAVATFAMGLKS, encoded by the coding sequence ATGAATATTCTTACCCCCCAAACTGTGGTGATTATCGGCGGCGGCAATGTGGGTTTATCCTTTGCGCTACTGCTTGCCGACAAAGGCATCTCAAGTACGTTACTAGAAAAAGCCAACTATCCGACCATCAGCCCTGATGATGACTTAGACCGCGCGCAATTTGACAGCCGTAACATCGCACTATCACGCCGTACGGTACAAATTTATCGTGGTATCACCTTTAATGGCAAAGCGCTATGGGATGATTTACAAAGCCATGCCTGCCGCATCGATGAAGTTAGTATCAGTGAAGAAGGTAGTTTTGGTAAAGCGACGCTCAACAAAGAAGCCGAAGGGGTGGAAAGTTTTGGGCAGGTAATGGAAAACGCATGGCTTGGCAAAAAATTACTGCTCGCCGTACAAAACAATCCGCTGATAACCTTGCTAGACGGTGCCACCTTGACCGATATACAACAGACGGCAACCGATGTCACCATTCGCTTTGACCAAGCTCACCAAGCTTGCCAAACCTTAACGGCTGATGTATTGGTGGCTTGTGATGGTCAAAACTCGCCAAGCCGTCAACTACTGGGCATTGGCGCAACTGCGCACGATTATCACCAAGTAGCTGTCGTGGGCGTGGTCATGACGGATAAACCCCACCATCATCAAGCGATTGAACGCTTTAATAAAATGGGCGCAGTTGCTGTGTTGCCTTTGGTTGATGCGTTTGATATCGGTCAAGGGGATGGACGACAAGCCCAGCAAGGCTATCGCCGCTCTGTGGTATGGGTGTGCCCAAAAGGCGAAGAACAGCGCTATTTGGAGGACGACCAATACTTTCTTGATACCATTCAACAAGCCTTTGGCAGCTTAGCAGGCAAGTTTGTCAAAGCGGGTAAACGGGGCGCGTATCCACTGGTGAAAATATTGGCAGATAGTCAAGTCAAAGGTCGCTGCGTCATCATGGGCAATGCCGCCCACACCTTGCACCCTGTGGCAGGACAAGGCTTTAATTTATGTATGCGCGATGCTGATACGCTTGCCAAGATGCTGGCACAGCAAGTGATGCGCGGCGAAGATATCGGCGATAGTCGCATGCTACAAACTTATGCCAAACGCCGTAAAGCCGACCAAAAACGGGTAGAAATTTTCTGCGATACGGTGGTATATGGCTTTATGCACCAAAATCCCTTGCTCAAAATCGCGCGTAATGTCGGACTCATTGCCTTTGATAAAGTGCCATTTGTGAAGCCAGCTGTGGCTACCTTTGCGATGGGGCTGAAATCATGA
- the purE gene encoding 5-(carboxyamino)imidazole ribonucleotide mutase: MSASQPNAQTHQLPPPIPSPQGQVKVGIIMGSQSDWETMQNAAQMLADFGVPFECEVVSAHRTPDRLFDYAKTAKARGLSVIIAGAGGAAHLPGMCASQTDLPVLGVPVKSSILSGWDSLLSIVQMPKGVAVGTLAIGAAGAANAGLLAAQILAIGDSTLAQKITDFRAKQTQTILDNPIPGVM; the protein is encoded by the coding sequence ATGTCAGCAAGTCAGCCAAACGCCCAAACACACCAGCTACCACCTCCCATCCCATCGCCACAAGGTCAAGTCAAAGTCGGTATCATCATGGGTAGTCAATCTGACTGGGAAACCATGCAAAACGCCGCGCAAATGTTAGCGGATTTTGGGGTGCCCTTTGAGTGTGAAGTGGTATCGGCACATCGCACCCCTGATAGATTGTTTGACTATGCCAAAACTGCCAAAGCTCGCGGCCTGTCTGTGATTATCGCAGGGGCAGGCGGCGCGGCGCATCTGCCCGGGATGTGTGCGTCTCAGACGGATTTGCCTGTACTTGGTGTGCCTGTCAAGTCCTCCATCCTAAGCGGTTGGGACAGTTTGCTATCCATCGTGCAAATGCCCAAAGGGGTGGCGGTGGGTACGCTTGCCATCGGGGCAGCGGGTGCGGCAAATGCAGGGCTACTGGCAGCGCAAATTTTGGCGATTGGTGATAGCACGCTTGCGCAAAAAATCACTGATTTTCGCGCCAAACAAACCCAAACAATTTTGGATAATCCGATACCTGGGGTGATGTGA
- a CDS encoding FAD-dependent monooxygenase produces the protein MKNTTLIIGGGVVGATLALKLAQARHPVTLIDARPKLLAADWRDKLTQRDARVYALSVASINLLKEIGAWQRIEQSKRKADYTQMQVWQTNGVGELNFGDAQTPQLLGSMVEPFIIEKALYDGFDNESLVHQGQSYLRHIAGHKVTDIAWQGEDLGYQVSLDNGTTYQGKLLIGADGRGSMVRQAAGIGLDTLAYQQTAICCAIKTEQPHKATARQVFLPTGPLALLPLADVTADDQANPQHWQSVVWTLPTNAALDLLTLPPKELAKELAFASGYALGDITEIESIASFPLGAQHAKNYVKANLALIGDAAHGVHPLAGQGLNLGMLDIIALSDILQKDYQRSGNKLWASFATLQHYERQRYANNAMMMHSFSGINWIFGTQLRPIQQLRSEGVSMVSRIKPLMKFFTQKASGI, from the coding sequence ATGAAAAACACTACATTAATCATCGGCGGTGGTGTTGTTGGCGCGACATTGGCGTTAAAACTTGCCCAAGCGCGCCATCCTGTCACCTTAATCGATGCTCGACCAAAACTTTTAGCAGCGGATTGGCGCGACAAACTCACCCAGCGTGATGCTCGTGTCTATGCCTTAAGCGTCGCCAGTATCAACCTACTCAAAGAGATCGGTGCATGGCAGCGTATCGAACAAAGCAAACGCAAAGCCGACTATACCCAAATGCAGGTATGGCAAACCAATGGCGTGGGGGAGCTAAATTTTGGTGATGCTCAAACACCGCAATTATTGGGCAGTATGGTTGAGCCCTTTATCATCGAAAAAGCGCTGTATGACGGTTTTGACAATGAGAGCCTTGTCCATCAGGGTCAATCCTATTTGCGCCATATTGCAGGGCATAAGGTCACTGATATTGCTTGGCAAGGTGAAGATTTGGGGTATCAAGTTAGCTTAGATAATGGCACCACGTATCAAGGTAAGCTGTTAATCGGGGCTGACGGCCGCGGCTCTATGGTACGCCAAGCGGCAGGGATTGGGTTAGATACTTTGGCGTATCAGCAAACGGCAATCTGCTGCGCCATCAAAACCGAGCAGCCACACAAGGCGACAGCCAGACAAGTGTTTTTGCCGACAGGGCCTTTGGCACTTTTACCGCTGGCAGATGTGACGGCTGACGATCAGGCAAATCCTCAACATTGGCAATCGGTGGTATGGACATTGCCGACCAATGCGGCACTTGATTTACTCACGCTGCCACCAAAAGAGCTTGCCAAAGAACTCGCCTTTGCCAGTGGCTATGCCTTAGGGGATATCACTGAGATTGAATCAATCGCCAGTTTCCCACTGGGTGCCCAACATGCCAAAAATTATGTCAAAGCTAACTTAGCGTTGATTGGCGATGCCGCGCATGGGGTGCATCCTTTGGCGGGACAAGGCTTAAACTTGGGTATGCTCGATATCATCGCCTTGAGCGATATTTTGCAAAAAGATTATCAGCGGTCAGGCAACAAGCTATGGGCAAGTTTTGCCACCTTACAGCATTATGAGCGTCAACGCTACGCTAATAACGCTATGATGATGCACAGTTTTTCTGGGATAAACTGGATTTTTGGTACACAGTTGCGTCCGATTCAGCAGCTACGCAGTGAAGGCGTGAGCATGGTTAGCAGAATTAAACCCTTGATGAAATTTTTTACCCAAAAAGCCAGTGGCATCTAA
- a CDS encoding rhomboid family intramembrane serine protease, with the protein MSLFSNHTLFIIIITVVVSLLAWQSPQLMQRLIFYPPAVQRGQVDRFVTHGFIHADGMHLFFNMFTLYSFGQAVQGFFMSKLGSLGFVLFYLAALVVAIMPTYLKQKNNPRYSSLGASGAVSAVIFSYILMNPWSTLLLFVIPVPAIVFAVAYVAYSVWADGQGRGSINHSAHLVGGIFGMLTTIAIEPGIVAHFFNQLMHPRFLGFGG; encoded by the coding sequence ATGTCACTTTTTTCTAACCATACTTTATTTATCATTATTATTACGGTAGTTGTCAGTTTATTAGCTTGGCAATCACCCCAACTGATGCAAAGGTTAATTTTTTATCCGCCTGCGGTGCAGCGAGGACAAGTCGATCGCTTTGTCACCCATGGTTTTATCCATGCCGATGGGATGCACTTGTTTTTTAATATGTTTACTTTGTATTCGTTTGGACAAGCGGTACAGGGTTTTTTCATGTCCAAACTCGGCAGTCTAGGGTTTGTGCTGTTTTATCTTGCCGCTTTGGTGGTGGCGATTATGCCAACCTATCTAAAACAAAAAAACAATCCTCGCTATAGCAGCCTAGGGGCATCGGGGGCTGTTTCAGCAGTAATTTTTAGCTATATTTTGATGAATCCTTGGTCGACATTATTGCTGTTTGTGATTCCTGTACCTGCGATTGTGTTCGCGGTGGCGTATGTGGCGTATAGTGTGTGGGCAGATGGGCAAGGTCGCGGCAGTATCAATCATTCGGCACATTTGGTGGGTGGTATTTTTGGTATGTTAACCACGATTGCCATTGAGCCCGGTATTGTGGCGCATTTTTTTAACCAATTAATGCATCCTAGATTTTTAGGCTTTGGTGGCTAA
- a CDS encoding bestrophin family protein, protein MIRRPIEPLKMLFVVQGSYFKRLIVPQVLLFIFSFVIYFYQTHIATEPVPLNPSVFAILGISLAIFHGFCNNAAYDRFWEGRKLWGTLVWLSRNIARQVMTLPNVSMAEKQAFIRHQIAFVHSLRQQLRSEDNTANLQRLLTVEEQQAVVGQNFIALRLTQIMGQMLANWQAEQKIDVWQWQSLDNTLGEIAHIQAGCERINNTPIPYAYFVLLHRTVYLYCFMLPFGLGNAIGWVTPFVVSFVGYTFMALNEIVDEISEPFGTGENELPLGMMCDTIETQLAMLSHQQFAPEQKPRVPANVVI, encoded by the coding sequence ATGATTCGACGTCCGATTGAGCCGCTAAAGATGCTGTTTGTGGTGCAAGGCTCGTACTTTAAACGGCTGATTGTGCCACAAGTTTTGTTGTTTATTTTCTCTTTTGTCATCTATTTTTATCAAACCCATATCGCCACCGAGCCTGTACCGCTCAATCCTTCGGTGTTTGCGATACTCGGTATCTCACTTGCGATTTTCCACGGGTTTTGTAATAACGCAGCGTATGATAGGTTTTGGGAAGGGCGCAAGCTGTGGGGCACGCTGGTTTGGCTAAGTCGCAACATCGCCCGTCAAGTGATGACACTGCCCAATGTCAGTATGGCGGAAAAACAAGCCTTTATCCGCCATCAAATCGCTTTTGTCCACAGTCTACGCCAACAGCTGCGGAGTGAGGATAATACAGCAAACCTGCAGCGGCTATTAACAGTTGAAGAACAGCAAGCCGTGGTTGGGCAAAACTTTATTGCGTTACGCTTGACCCAAATCATGGGGCAGATGCTCGCCAACTGGCAAGCCGAGCAAAAAATCGATGTTTGGCAATGGCAAAGCTTGGATAACACCTTGGGTGAAATTGCCCATATCCAAGCGGGCTGTGAACGCATTAATAACACACCGATTCCGTATGCCTATTTTGTGCTGCTGCATCGCACTGTGTATCTGTATTGCTTTATGCTGCCATTTGGACTGGGCAATGCGATTGGCTGGGTAACGCCATTTGTAGTCAGTTTTGTCGGCTACACCTTTATGGCGCTCAATGAAATCGTCGATGAAATCAGCGAGCCGTTTGGTACGGGGGAAAACGAATTGCCCCTAGGGATGATGTGCGATACGATTGAGACGCAGCTGGCCATGCTTAGTCATCAACAATTTGCCCCTGAGCAAAAGCCGCGAGTACCCGCCAATGTGGTGATATAG
- a CDS encoding OmpA family protein: protein MNIIEHLTRTVTPVVLNNANDANRSSLLEKLYAILVARLADGNVSNSFANATIADDDHGFFDRVLPDTTHRTELVQQLSRHYSVPEQETSSLVSRAAPLVLRELRSLAGTTPLNTFLSNNIASVASVIPAWAYAFIPAGILTMLNLSPVHAATTPTVQTTTRTEEHLVATPKRDEGGLMKMLLPIIGLLILGALAWALLKSCNKTEPVATPVVASTTASTTTTTTTTEVSAASATNSMAMPVASTTDMAVASMPMATTETIAATIISTTEPSVVFENGRLSFYFATGEAQVAGNAKEKANDILEAAKQGKKIGISGYTDSTGNAAANEKLAKERAQAVRLFLIANGVPQSQLELIKPQDTTGAEGKDQEGRRVDAYIVDDNAIPATGTTTVTTVASPAK from the coding sequence ATGAATATCATTGAACATTTAACCCGTACAGTAACACCCGTTGTTTTAAATAATGCAAATGACGCCAACCGCTCATCTTTATTAGAAAAATTATACGCCATCTTGGTTGCCCGTCTTGCTGACGGTAACGTCTCTAACAGCTTTGCTAATGCTACCATCGCTGATGATGATCACGGCTTTTTTGACCGTGTACTACCAGATACCACCCACCGTACAGAGCTAGTGCAACAGCTCTCACGTCATTACAGTGTACCAGAGCAAGAGACTAGTTCATTGGTAAGCCGTGCCGCGCCGCTGGTACTGCGTGAATTACGCTCACTTGCAGGTACAACACCACTCAATACTTTCTTATCAAACAATATTGCGTCTGTGGCTTCTGTGATTCCTGCTTGGGCATATGCATTTATCCCAGCGGGCATTTTAACCATGTTGAATTTGTCGCCTGTGCATGCAGCCACCACCCCTACTGTCCAAACGACCACTCGTACAGAGGAGCATCTGGTTGCTACGCCTAAACGCGATGAAGGCGGCTTGATGAAAATGTTATTGCCAATCATTGGTTTGTTGATTTTAGGTGCACTCGCTTGGGCATTATTGAAATCATGTAACAAAACTGAGCCAGTCGCGACGCCAGTTGTGGCTTCTACTACTGCTTCAACAACGACAACCACTACCACAACTGAAGTCTCTGCGGCAAGTGCCACAAATAGCATGGCAATGCCTGTAGCATCAACCACTGACATGGCGGTAGCAAGCATGCCAATGGCGACCACTGAGACAATAGCAGCGACAATTATCTCTACCACTGAGCCTTCAGTGGTATTTGAAAATGGTCGCCTAAGCTTCTACTTCGCTACAGGTGAAGCACAAGTCGCTGGTAATGCCAAAGAAAAAGCCAATGATATCCTTGAAGCAGCTAAACAAGGCAAAAAAATCGGTATCAGTGGTTATACCGACAGCACAGGTAATGCTGCTGCCAATGAAAAGTTAGCAAAAGAGCGTGCCCAAGCGGTTAGATTATTCTTGATAGCTAATGGTGTGCCGCAATCACAACTTGAATTGATCAAACCACAAGACACGACAGGTGCTGAGGGTAAAGACCAAGAAGGTCGCCGTGTTGATGCATACATTGTGGATGACAATGCAATTCCTGCAACCGGTACCACAACTGTTACGACGGTTGCAAGCCCGGCGAAATAA
- a CDS encoding metallophosphoesterase: MIYDVIGDVHGQADKLIGLLTQLGYQYDGQCFQAPANHQAIFIGDLIDRGSQQLQTLSIVFAMIDQGQALAVMGNHEYNALAYATPDARDASQYLRQHTDKNTSQHQAFLDEIGFGSELHQFWLKRFYELPLWLALDDACFVHACWDSDAMAILKPLLTTGNRLTPVALQKTSEEGTPPFEALERVLKGVEATLPEGIHLVDKEGHQRKNVRVQWWQPNLSFQPIHQIARASQEDLIHIPKNTLSTEILFGLDHDKPIFVGHYWLNGTPELLSHQVVCVDYSAAKDGFLTAYQFDTDHPALTSANFIQYQH; this comes from the coding sequence ATGATTTATGATGTGATTGGGGATGTACATGGTCAGGCAGATAAGCTCATTGGGCTACTGACGCAGTTGGGCTATCAATATGATGGTCAGTGTTTTCAAGCGCCCGCTAATCACCAAGCGATTTTTATCGGCGACTTGATTGATAGGGGCAGTCAACAGCTGCAAACCTTATCTATCGTCTTTGCGATGATTGACCAAGGGCAAGCGCTCGCGGTGATGGGTAATCACGAGTATAATGCGTTAGCTTACGCCACACCCGATGCCCGTGATGCAAGCCAATATTTACGACAACATACTGATAAAAACACCTCGCAGCATCAAGCGTTCCTTGATGAAATAGGGTTTGGCAGTGAGTTACACCAGTTTTGGCTCAAGCGGTTTTATGAATTGCCACTGTGGCTAGCGTTGGATGATGCGTGTTTTGTGCATGCTTGTTGGGACAGTGATGCGATGGCGATTTTAAAACCGCTGTTAACAACCGGCAATCGCTTGACGCCCGTTGCGCTACAAAAAACCAGTGAGGAAGGTACGCCACCTTTTGAGGCACTGGAAAGAGTGCTAAAAGGTGTGGAAGCGACGCTACCTGAAGGCATTCATCTAGTCGATAAAGAAGGTCATCAACGTAAAAATGTACGGGTACAGTGGTGGCAGCCTAATTTGTCGTTTCAGCCGATTCACCAGATCGCGCGCGCCAGTCAAGAGGATTTAATTCATATCCCTAAAAACACGCTGAGCACTGAGATTTTGTTTGGGCTTGACCATGACAAACCTATTTTTGTCGGGCATTATTGGCTCAATGGTACGCCTGAGCTGCTTAGTCATCAAGTGGTCTGTGTGGATTATTCTGCTGCCAAAGATGGGTTTTTGACGGCTTACCAATTTGACACCGATCATCCGGCTTTGACCTCAGCGAATTTTATTCAATATCAGCATTAA